From a region of the Fibrobacter sp. UWB2 genome:
- a CDS encoding transporter: MSYTFEISPGETWNRNGDKSILQVFDIETGEAKVLKEFDCVIEAPNWSADGTFLTYNSNGRIFKYTLATGEVTKIESHYVDNCNNDHVLDPDGSGVYVSHHTKEDGLSRIYKIYFDGREPRLVTPLAPSYLHGITPDGKTLAYCAERNGSYDIYTILAAGGNETRLTTAFGLNDGPEYDCNGEYIWFNSERSGRMQAFCMKADGSEQTQMTHDLHWNTWFPHISPDSQKVVMVAYTETDVRPGEHVPNKNVELRLMRRALPVESNCSLPADSWSAPQTILKLFGGQGTINVNSWAPDSRRFAFVSYVHGNDSSN, translated from the coding sequence GTGAGCTACACGTTTGAAATTTCTCCAGGTGAAACGTGGAATCGTAACGGCGACAAGTCTATTTTGCAAGTGTTCGATATCGAAACGGGCGAAGCAAAAGTTCTCAAGGAATTCGACTGCGTGATTGAAGCGCCGAACTGGAGTGCAGACGGAACGTTCCTCACGTACAATAGCAATGGTCGCATTTTCAAGTACACGCTTGCAACAGGCGAGGTGACAAAAATCGAAAGTCATTATGTGGACAACTGCAATAACGACCACGTTCTTGACCCAGATGGCAGCGGCGTTTACGTGAGCCACCACACCAAAGAAGACGGCCTTTCCCGCATTTACAAGATTTATTTTGATGGCCGCGAACCGCGATTGGTGACGCCCCTTGCGCCAAGCTATTTGCATGGAATCACGCCTGACGGAAAAACGCTTGCGTACTGTGCCGAACGCAACGGCTCGTATGACATTTACACAATTCTGGCGGCGGGCGGTAACGAAACTCGCCTCACGACTGCATTTGGACTGAATGACGGTCCTGAATATGATTGCAATGGCGAATATATTTGGTTTAATTCAGAGCGCTCTGGGCGTATGCAAGCTTTCTGCATGAAGGCGGATGGCTCCGAACAAACGCAGATGACGCATGACTTGCATTGGAATACTTGGTTCCCGCATATTTCGCCGGACAGTCAAAAGGTCGTGATGGTGGCGTACACAGAAACGGATGTGCGCCCGGGCGAACATGTGCCTAACAAGAATGTGGAACTCCGCTTGATGCGCCGCGCACTCCCCGTAGAATCGAATTGCTCACTCCCTGCAGATTCTTGGTCTGCACCGCAAACGATTCTTAAACTCTTCGGCGGTCAAGGAACTATCAATGTCAATTCCTGGGCTCCCGACAGCAGACGCTTTGCTTTTGTAAGTTACGTTCACGGCAACGATTCATCCAACTAA
- a CDS encoding MarR family winged helix-turn-helix transcriptional regulator produces the protein MICPQLKLENQLCFPLYAVSKEITRRYTPFLEPLGLTYTQYIVMLVLWEEKKCNVTELGQKLYLDSGTLTPLLKKLESKGYITRTREASDERCLSVSLTDEGEKLQHKAASVPKSMASCVNLSEDEAKSLYCTLYKILESLRKDA, from the coding sequence ATGATTTGTCCTCAACTAAAACTTGAAAATCAACTATGCTTTCCGTTGTATGCAGTATCCAAGGAAATCACGCGTCGCTATACGCCTTTCTTGGAACCGCTCGGCCTCACCTACACGCAGTACATCGTGATGCTCGTGTTGTGGGAAGAGAAAAAGTGCAACGTCACCGAGCTCGGCCAAAAGCTCTACCTCGATTCGGGAACGCTCACCCCGCTCCTGAAAAAGCTCGAGAGCAAAGGCTACATCACGCGCACCCGCGAAGCAAGCGACGAGCGTTGCCTTTCGGTAAGCCTGACCGATGAAGGTGAAAAGTTGCAGCACAAAGCAGCGAGCGTTCCTAAGTCCATGGCAAGTTGTGTAAATTTGTCAGAAGACGAAGCAAAGTCGCTTTACTGCACGCTTTACAAAATCTTGGAAAGCCTTAGGAAAGACGCATGA
- a CDS encoding fibrobacter succinogenes major paralogous domain-containing protein codes for MHISFIIFNIFVLIVIVVAAYALGRRISKETKQNAPEALNNTPYDDCIKENEAKFKYGTFTDARDGETYRTIQIGNQVWMAENLRFKTEGSYAPNNDESNVAKFGRLYTWTKALDIPDEYAEQSTAKDIEMYNKIKDKNYKGIAPEGWHIPSNKEWEQLLSNLDAKSDGGELRAKFMWKNKGKDTFGFFALPAGYRFDNGNFCHFSRRARFWSKDEYGKANAFRLSITNNSVDIEGVYRSDALSIRCVKNV; via the coding sequence ATGCATATTTCATTCATCATATTCAATATCTTTGTTCTCATTGTCATCGTCGTCGCTGCATACGCACTAGGGCGTAGAATCAGCAAAGAAACCAAGCAGAATGCGCCCGAAGCTTTGAACAACACGCCTTACGACGACTGCATCAAGGAAAACGAAGCCAAGTTCAAATACGGGACTTTCACGGACGCCCGCGATGGAGAAACGTACCGCACCATTCAAATCGGAAACCAGGTCTGGATGGCAGAAAACCTGCGTTTCAAGACCGAAGGTAGCTACGCTCCGAACAACGATGAATCGAACGTTGCAAAGTTCGGTCGTTTGTACACATGGACAAAGGCTTTGGACATTCCTGATGAATACGCTGAACAGTCTACGGCAAAAGATATCGAGATGTACAACAAAATCAAGGACAAGAACTACAAGGGCATTGCCCCAGAAGGTTGGCATATTCCGAGCAACAAGGAATGGGAACAGCTCCTCAGCAATCTTGACGCCAAGTCCGATGGTGGCGAGCTGCGTGCCAAATTCATGTGGAAGAACAAGGGCAAGGATACGTTTGGATTCTTCGCGCTCCCAGCCGGTTACCGCTTTGACAACGGCAACTTCTGCCATTTCAGCAGACGCGCCCGTTTCTGGAGCAAGGATGAATACGGCAAGGCTAATGCATTCCGCCTGAGCATTACCAACAATTCCGTTGATATCGAAGGCGTGTACAGATCCGACGCTCTCTCGATCCGCTGCGTGAAGAACGTGTAA
- a CDS encoding ORF6N domain-containing protein, translated as VKCMMRPLVVSNYSSASPNGTLKNGRGQHSKYLPYAFTEQGVAMLASALKSKAATKINVAIMRAFVEMRHVLLRNGGLVNRLSNVESKMLEQDARLLDHDHKFDAVFEAMDRGELQSKGLYYNNQMFDAYVFVCGLIRQAKKRIVLVDRYVDEKVLAMMLKRGKDVSATIYTYDKSKVFEVDLATYNAQYADYPLKILPSYGMHDRFLFIDDTAYHFGASLKDLGANTFFFSKEDYTLEEVIKKSEEKRKELERMKEK; from the coding sequence CGGTAAAATGCATGATGCGTCCTCTAGTTGTGTCCAACTATTCGTCCGCATCCCCAAATGGCACCTTAAAGAATGGCCGTGGGCAACACTCCAAATACCTCCCATACGCTTTTACCGAGCAGGGTGTAGCAATGTTGGCTTCTGCACTAAAAAGTAAAGCTGCAACCAAGATTAATGTTGCTATTATGCGGGCTTTCGTTGAAATGCGGCATGTTCTGCTCAGAAATGGCGGCTTGGTCAACCGCCTGTCCAATGTGGAGTCCAAAATGCTTGAGCAGGACGCGCGTTTGCTGGACCACGACCATAAATTTGATGCTGTTTTCGAAGCAATGGATCGCGGAGAGCTGCAGTCGAAGGGGCTGTATTACAATAACCAAATGTTTGATGCTTACGTATTTGTGTGTGGGCTGATTCGTCAGGCGAAAAAGCGGATTGTCCTTGTTGACCGTTACGTGGATGAGAAGGTTCTCGCGATGATGCTTAAACGCGGCAAGGATGTGTCGGCGACCATCTACACCTACGATAAAAGCAAGGTTTTTGAAGTGGATTTGGCAACGTATAATGCGCAGTATGCAGACTATCCGCTTAAGATTCTGCCGAGTTATGGAATGCATGACCGTTTTCTATTTATCGATGATACTGCGTATCATTTCGGAGCTTCGCTGAAAGACTTGGGCGCGAATACGTTCTTTTTTAGTAAGGAAGATTATACGCTGGAGGAGGTGATAAAGAAGTCGGAAGAAAAACGGAAGGAACTAGAGCGTATGAAAGAAAAGTGA
- a CDS encoding low molecular weight protein-tyrosine-phosphatase has product MIKILFVCHGNICRSPMAEFVMKKLVRDISSSAKQVTTNTALTAADFEIASAATSTEEIGNPVYPPARRMLSSHGIDCSGKTARQMTVADYNHYDYIVLMDQNNLRNLRWILPRDIYERELAQYQEAREPAQKQDARDSRAHKVSLLMDWAGKNRDVADPWYTGDFNATWQDVNEGCTALLQHILKNS; this is encoded by the coding sequence ATGATAAAAATCTTGTTCGTATGTCACGGAAACATCTGCAGAAGCCCGATGGCAGAATTTGTAATGAAAAAGTTGGTACGCGACATTAGTTCGTCCGCAAAACAAGTCACGACGAACACAGCGTTAACCGCCGCCGACTTCGAGATAGCATCTGCAGCGACAAGCACCGAAGAAATCGGAAATCCGGTGTACCCGCCCGCAAGACGTATGCTCTCCAGTCATGGCATCGACTGCAGCGGGAAAACGGCACGCCAGATGACCGTCGCCGACTACAACCATTACGATTACATCGTGCTCATGGATCAAAATAACCTGCGGAATCTCCGCTGGATTTTACCCCGTGACATTTACGAACGAGAACTCGCACAGTATCAAGAAGCCCGAGAACCTGCACAGAAACAAGATGCGCGCGATTCACGAGCTCACAAAGTTTCACTCCTTATGGATTGGGCGGGCAAAAACCGAGATGTCGCTGATCCCTGGTACACAGGCGATTTCAACGCCACCTGGCAAGACGTCAACGAAGGCTGTACCGCCTTGCTACAGCACATTTTGAAAAATTCATAG
- a CDS encoding SLC13 family permease — MMFSKLRTDLIFVAAMSALFISGVLDVKGAFGGFCAPSVLVIGVLFAVIAGLNQTGVLNWIVKHLMGTPKTLTGAITRLMLPVALLSSLLTNTTIVALFINIVKIWSKKLGISPSKLLIPLSYASGMGGICTLIGTPPNLIISGLYTDATGIHLGIFTTTICGLFCLAVGILSVIALQKLLPERKSPLSGLSDDEMTLELCVPSKHNFIGMTLREIYDSNPLGFEKDKNGILAIRRFDNEVEVATPDSIIMGADHIIVSGKAEQLQWICNNLNLKNEHLEGVIENAAVGKKFGKKTVISAAIMIAMVLLSAFNIMPLLSSCILAAAAMILFRCCSSTQAMNAINWEIIIVFAGSICLGKALEITGVASKIANSILSVSGSNPYITLAIMCVVATFITEFISNTAAAALFCPIALSAASALGVNQLTFCIALMIAASSSFATPIGSPTHMLVYGPGGYHFTDFVKIGLPMNFIILAANIFITTLIFPF; from the coding sequence ATGATGTTTTCAAAATTGCGCACCGACCTCATCTTTGTCGCCGCCATGTCCGCTTTATTCATAAGCGGAGTCCTTGATGTCAAGGGTGCATTTGGCGGTTTCTGCGCACCGTCCGTCCTCGTTATCGGCGTCCTTTTCGCAGTCATTGCAGGCCTCAACCAGACTGGCGTTTTAAATTGGATTGTCAAGCACCTGATGGGCACCCCAAAAACTCTCACGGGAGCCATCACGCGCCTCATGCTCCCCGTTGCCCTTTTAAGTTCTCTCCTCACCAACACGACCATCGTTGCCTTGTTCATCAACATCGTGAAGATTTGGTCCAAAAAGCTCGGCATTTCGCCGTCCAAGCTATTGATTCCGCTCAGTTACGCATCTGGAATGGGCGGCATCTGCACCTTGATCGGAACTCCGCCAAACCTCATTATTTCAGGGCTCTACACCGATGCGACCGGCATCCATCTCGGGATTTTCACGACAACGATTTGCGGGCTATTCTGCCTTGCTGTTGGCATTTTGTCTGTCATCGCACTGCAGAAGCTCCTCCCCGAACGCAAGTCCCCGTTAAGCGGGCTCAGCGATGACGAAATGACACTCGAACTCTGCGTGCCCTCAAAACATAACTTTATCGGCATGACCTTGCGAGAAATCTACGACAGCAATCCGCTCGGTTTCGAGAAAGACAAGAACGGCATTCTCGCCATCCGCCGTTTCGATAACGAAGTCGAAGTTGCTACCCCCGATTCCATCATCATGGGCGCAGACCACATCATCGTATCGGGCAAGGCGGAGCAACTCCAGTGGATTTGCAACAACCTCAACTTGAAAAACGAGCATCTGGAAGGCGTCATTGAAAACGCAGCCGTCGGAAAAAAATTTGGAAAGAAAACCGTTATTTCCGCAGCAATCATGATTGCCATGGTGCTCCTTTCGGCATTTAACATAATGCCATTACTTTCGTCTTGCATACTCGCTGCCGCAGCCATGATCCTTTTCCGTTGCTGTTCAAGCACGCAAGCAATGAACGCCATCAACTGGGAAATCATCATCGTTTTTGCAGGAAGCATTTGCCTTGGCAAAGCGCTTGAAATCACCGGTGTCGCCTCAAAAATTGCAAACAGCATTTTGAGCGTGAGCGGGAGTAACCCCTACATTACACTTGCCATCATGTGCGTTGTCGCAACCTTCATCACCGAATTTATCAGCAACACGGCAGCCGCAGCATTGTTCTGCCCCATTGCATTGAGCGCCGCGAGCGCCCTTGGCGTGAACCAGCTCACATTCTGTATCGCACTCATGATTGCCGCAAGCAGTAGCTTTGCTACCCCGATTGGCTCCCCCACCCACATGCTCGTTTACGGCCCGGGCGGTTACCATTTTACAGATTTTGTTAAAATCGGCCTTCCGATGAATTTTATCATCCTAGCCGCAAATATATTTATAACAACTTTGATTTTTCCCTTTTAA
- a CDS encoding (deoxy)nucleoside triphosphate pyrophosphohydrolase, which produces MKSIEVVAGVITDGGRIFATQRGYGDQKDGWEFPGGKMEPGETPEQALIRELQEELAVKVNVGEKICTVEYDYPKFHLTMHCFYCSLAAGCKPKLLEHEDAKWLDRTNLNTVSWLPADIEVVKHL; this is translated from the coding sequence ATGAAGTCGATAGAAGTTGTCGCGGGTGTTATCACGGATGGCGGGCGCATTTTTGCCACGCAGCGTGGGTATGGCGACCAAAAAGATGGCTGGGAATTTCCGGGCGGCAAGATGGAACCTGGTGAAACTCCGGAGCAGGCGCTTATTCGTGAGCTCCAGGAAGAGCTTGCTGTTAAGGTAAATGTTGGCGAAAAAATTTGCACGGTGGAATACGATTACCCGAAATTTCACCTGACGATGCATTGCTTTTATTGCTCGCTCGCTGCAGGCTGCAAGCCGAAACTCCTGGAACATGAAGACGCCAAATGGCTTGACCGCACAAACTTAAACACTGTCAGCTGGCTCCCCGCTGACATCGAAGTTGTGAAACATCTATAG
- a CDS encoding ketopantoate reductase family protein, whose amino-acid sequence MKQIKTVAVVGLGAVGAVVAEQLLSVLGNKLYCVMDAERKARYQASGIVINGKKADFNFVTPDEVPVVDLVIFATKNLQFNEALAEAKNAVGPNTALLSLLNGVHSETEIERVYGTEKTLYGFIVNLQSINKHGNIDCAGRGIILFGEKDNHRSERIEAIHQLFETAHIVHKIPENIRLEMWKKLLMNTVFNSIGAICRSTFAGFNFPVMQSLVRKIGNEVIQVANAEGFALTNDDLEENLRLTCNYTPLGKCSMLQDIEAGRKTENAYFCGTISKLGKVHGIPTPYCEFLGELLEGTELARELLNKK is encoded by the coding sequence ATGAAGCAGATCAAAACAGTTGCAGTTGTGGGTCTCGGGGCTGTCGGCGCCGTTGTGGCAGAACAGCTCTTGAGCGTTCTCGGGAACAAGCTTTATTGCGTGATGGACGCCGAACGCAAGGCGCGATACCAAGCAAGCGGAATCGTCATCAACGGGAAAAAGGCGGACTTCAACTTTGTCACGCCGGACGAAGTCCCGGTCGTTGACCTTGTGATTTTTGCGACCAAGAATTTGCAATTCAACGAAGCGCTAGCAGAAGCGAAAAATGCAGTCGGACCGAACACAGCGTTACTTTCGCTTTTGAACGGAGTGCATTCCGAAACAGAAATCGAGCGCGTTTACGGTACTGAAAAGACGTTGTACGGATTCATCGTCAATTTGCAGTCCATCAACAAGCACGGGAACATTGACTGCGCTGGCCGAGGCATCATCCTCTTTGGCGAAAAAGACAACCACCGTTCCGAACGTATCGAAGCCATCCACCAGCTTTTTGAAACAGCGCACATCGTCCACAAGATCCCAGAAAACATCCGCTTGGAAATGTGGAAAAAACTCTTGATGAACACGGTGTTCAACTCGATCGGAGCCATTTGCCGTTCGACATTTGCGGGTTTCAATTTCCCGGTGATGCAATCGCTTGTGCGTAAAATCGGGAACGAAGTCATTCAAGTGGCGAACGCCGAAGGCTTTGCGCTTACAAACGACGACCTAGAAGAAAACTTGCGCCTCACATGCAACTACACACCGCTCGGCAAGTGTTCCATGCTGCAGGATATCGAGGCCGGACGCAAAACGGAGAACGCGTATTTCTGCGGAACCATCAGCAAGCTCGGGAAGGTACACGGGATTCCGACGCCCTACTGCGAATTCTTAGGCGAACTCCTCGAAGGGACCGAGCTCGCGCGAGAATTGCTAAACAAGAAATAA
- a CDS encoding carbohydrate-binding protein translates to MKNKFLFLFLAVSASQAAVNLGVSLGDSIKPVTHVATGSLYGLTESLPSNIERDVAPLKPNVFLSPARSGNGRQQPIGGAFLVAPRVESIGAKIQIRLADVLPGWPYKFQNMDHWKNEVKSVINDKLKSNNKNFDGYEIWNEPNDTWKSNIDFNSGLWKQTYDLIRQMDPGAKIIGPSYSFYHASQMEAFIKYCAQNNCLPDVVSWHQWGSGGFVGAVETYRALEKKYNVTPRPLSINEYSSTEHSEEGCPGLSVPFIAKFERHGVESAMISWWFVPLPGRLGSLLTKDNERGGGWWLYKWYGDMSGYMAKVTPPNDKSDGVDGFAALDKKKGFASIVLGGNTKGDVNVNISGIPAEFGSQVNVSVEYVVWENKDKAVPSTTTVSNKDYDVSGGKITVPVNITNTKYGYRVYITPIIPQAPYKDTAMEIPGKVEVENYDVGGSGKAYLDLDDDNKGGEYREDAVDIVKAGDGYAVGYTQEGEWLEYTVKVAEKEDYAVSVRYATSSENTGMKLYVDGKVALDNVAFPQGADWETYSTVDAGKMSLSAGEHVLKLEIVGNYVNIDWLNFESEKTIAIGKPTLHAVPHEASYDVFDMQGRLVAKLKAFGSESLRSKISATVKRPGTYIAKPQTGGKMLRISVK, encoded by the coding sequence ATGAAAAACAAATTTCTCTTTTTATTTTTGGCGGTTTCTGCTTCTCAGGCCGCGGTGAATCTGGGTGTAAGTCTTGGCGATAGCATCAAGCCGGTGACGCATGTGGCGACGGGCTCGCTTTATGGCCTTACTGAGAGTCTTCCGAGCAATATCGAGCGTGATGTCGCCCCGCTCAAGCCGAACGTGTTCCTTTCTCCGGCGCGCAGCGGTAACGGTCGCCAACAGCCGATTGGAGGGGCTTTCCTTGTGGCACCCCGTGTCGAAAGCATCGGTGCGAAAATTCAGATTCGCCTTGCTGACGTTTTGCCGGGATGGCCGTACAAGTTCCAGAATATGGACCACTGGAAAAATGAAGTAAAATCGGTCATCAACGACAAGCTTAAATCAAACAACAAGAATTTTGACGGTTACGAAATCTGGAACGAGCCGAATGACACTTGGAAATCGAATATCGACTTTAATTCCGGTCTCTGGAAACAGACTTACGATTTGATTCGGCAGATGGACCCTGGTGCAAAGATTATCGGCCCTTCGTACTCATTCTACCACGCTTCGCAAATGGAAGCGTTTATCAAGTATTGTGCACAGAATAACTGCTTGCCCGATGTCGTGAGCTGGCACCAGTGGGGGAGTGGTGGCTTTGTTGGAGCTGTCGAAACCTACCGCGCGCTTGAAAAAAAGTATAACGTGACTCCGCGTCCGCTGAGCATCAACGAATATTCTTCGACGGAGCATTCCGAAGAAGGTTGCCCGGGCTTGTCGGTGCCGTTTATTGCAAAGTTTGAACGTCACGGCGTCGAAAGCGCAATGATTTCCTGGTGGTTTGTACCGCTTCCAGGTCGTTTGGGGAGCCTTCTCACCAAGGACAATGAACGTGGTGGCGGCTGGTGGCTTTATAAGTGGTATGGCGACATGAGTGGTTACATGGCTAAAGTGACCCCGCCGAACGACAAGAGCGATGGCGTGGACGGTTTTGCCGCTCTCGACAAGAAGAAGGGCTTTGCAAGTATCGTGCTTGGCGGCAACACCAAGGGCGATGTGAATGTGAATATTTCGGGCATCCCTGCAGAATTTGGCAGTCAGGTAAATGTCTCTGTAGAATATGTTGTATGGGAAAATAAGGACAAGGCAGTGCCTTCGACCACGACTGTATCAAATAAGGATTACGATGTCAGTGGCGGAAAGATTACGGTGCCTGTAAATATCACGAATACAAAGTATGGCTATCGTGTGTATATCACGCCGATTATTCCGCAAGCCCCTTACAAGGATACGGCTATGGAGATTCCTGGTAAAGTCGAAGTCGAAAATTACGATGTAGGCGGTTCGGGCAAGGCTTATCTTGATTTGGATGATGACAACAAGGGTGGTGAATATCGCGAAGACGCTGTTGATATTGTGAAGGCCGGCGATGGCTATGCCGTTGGTTACACGCAAGAGGGCGAATGGCTTGAGTACACTGTGAAGGTTGCTGAAAAAGAAGATTACGCGGTTTCAGTCCGCTATGCGACTTCTTCGGAAAATACGGGCATGAAGCTGTATGTCGATGGCAAGGTCGCCTTGGACAATGTCGCGTTCCCGCAAGGCGCGGACTGGGAAACTTATTCGACGGTCGATGCCGGGAAGATGAGTCTTTCTGCGGGCGAGCATGTACTCAAGCTTGAAATTGTCGGAAACTACGTCAATATCGACTGGCTGAACTTTGAAAGCGAAAAGACGATTGCGATTGGAAAGCCTACGCTGCACGCTGTTCCGCATGAGGCTAGTTATGATGTGTTCGATATGCAAGGTCGCCTTGTTGCAAAATTGAAGGCGTTCGGCTCCGAAAGTTTGCGCTCAAAAATTTCAGCTACGGTGAAGCGCCCTGGAACCTACATTGCAAAGCCTCAAACGGGCGGAAAAATGTTGCGAATTTCGGTGAAATAG
- a CDS encoding glutathione peroxidase, which translates to MTIYDFTLTDGKGNEVPLSKFKGEVMLIVNTATGCGFTPHYKPIEQMYTDFHDKGFEVIDIPCNQFMGQTPGTDDEIHEFCTLKYGTTFPQMKKSDVNGPNELPLYTYLKSQMGFQGFGLGIKAAAMAMLLKKIDKDYKNNPDIKWNFTKFVIDRAGNVVARFEPTAKMEDVRSCVEKLL; encoded by the coding sequence ATGACAATCTACGACTTCACACTTACCGACGGTAAAGGCAACGAAGTTCCGCTCTCAAAATTCAAGGGCGAAGTCATGCTCATCGTGAACACGGCAACCGGTTGCGGATTCACCCCGCACTACAAGCCGATCGAACAGATGTACACGGACTTCCACGACAAGGGCTTCGAAGTCATCGACATTCCATGCAACCAGTTCATGGGCCAGACCCCTGGCACAGACGACGAAATTCATGAATTCTGCACGCTCAAGTACGGCACCACGTTCCCGCAGATGAAAAAATCCGACGTGAACGGCCCGAACGAACTCCCGCTCTACACCTACCTGAAATCCCAAATGGGTTTTCAAGGTTTCGGGTTAGGAATCAAGGCCGCCGCAATGGCCATGCTTCTGAAGAAGATAGACAAGGATTACAAGAACAATCCTGATATCAAGTGGAACTTCACAAAGTTCGTCATCGACCGCGCAGGCAACGTTGTCGCCCGTTTTGAACCCACTGCCAAAATGGAGGACGTACGTTCTTGCGTTGAAAAGCTACTTTAG
- a CDS encoding co-chaperone YbbN: protein MIGFRKNLAMKVAIFVVSAVLAAGASEDIKIVKINDDNFEKEILHSKKPVILEVSSTSCPPCLVMIPTLIGIAKNYSDIKIASIGIDEPNIEKIKNTLPIRAFPTFFFIKDGRIINQRVGVVKEPELLSALDYTPKPSAAQKAKSKPKKKNAHKNLVCKVDGQFNGLKNLVTISFVFSDSEIENVDIVTDVFVPPEQFDRRDQMMEHIRASGKGEVAPTMTGFQMHIDNDCRFMKAMDMKRTSTYGEMRAGLELLGFTCK from the coding sequence ATGATCGGTTTTAGAAAAAATTTGGCGATGAAGGTCGCTATCTTTGTTGTGTCTGCGGTTCTCGCGGCAGGGGCATCCGAAGATATTAAAATCGTTAAAATCAACGATGACAATTTCGAAAAGGAAATTCTGCATTCCAAGAAGCCTGTGATTTTGGAAGTCTCGTCAACGAGCTGCCCGCCGTGCCTTGTCATGATTCCGACGCTTATCGGTATTGCGAAAAATTACAGCGATATCAAGATTGCATCTATCGGGATTGACGAGCCTAATATCGAGAAAATCAAGAATACGCTCCCAATTCGGGCGTTTCCGACGTTCTTTTTCATCAAGGACGGTCGCATTATAAACCAGCGTGTGGGCGTCGTCAAGGAACCGGAGCTTCTGAGCGCGTTGGATTACACGCCGAAGCCAAGTGCTGCGCAAAAGGCGAAGAGCAAACCGAAAAAGAAGAATGCGCACAAGAATCTTGTCTGCAAGGTAGATGGCCAGTTCAATGGACTCAAGAATCTTGTGACGATTTCGTTTGTGTTCAGCGATTCAGAAATTGAGAATGTTGATATCGTGACGGATGTGTTTGTGCCGCCGGAGCAGTTCGACAGGCGCGACCAGATGATGGAACATATCCGTGCAAGTGGCAAGGGCGAGGTGGCCCCGACGATGACGGGTTTCCAGATGCATATAGACAACGATTGCCGGTTTATGAAGGCGATGGACATGAAGCGCACTTCGACTTACGGCGAGATGCGGGCCGGGCTTGAATTGCTAGGTTTTACTTGCAAGTAG